One window from the genome of Rhodothermales bacterium encodes:
- a CDS encoding cytochrome c, with protein sequence MLLHYLWVRRVASALAVIFLSAGLSGCGPGESDVDADVMSDEAMAEMTPLERGRNHYLRYCASCHGPDGFGDGPVAEALKDVPTDITLFRSDNSGDFPVDVLIDVIRGNKDVRAHGTREMPVWGNIWYTPDAKPAETAVVQARINELVEYIRSIQK encoded by the coding sequence ATGCTCTTACACTACCTGTGGGTGAGGCGAGTGGCATCAGCCCTGGCCGTCATTTTCCTTTCGGCCGGGCTCAGCGGTTGTGGGCCGGGCGAATCCGACGTTGACGCCGATGTCATGTCCGATGAGGCGATGGCCGAAATGACTCCACTTGAGCGCGGACGGAATCACTATCTCAGATATTGCGCAAGTTGCCACGGTCCTGATGGTTTCGGAGACGGCCCCGTCGCGGAAGCGCTTAAGGACGTTCCGACGGACATCACGCTCTTCCGTAGCGACAACAGCGGCGACTTCCCGGTCGACGTGTTGATAGACGTCATTCGGGGAAACAAGGACGTCCGCGCTCACGGCACGAGAGAGATGCCGGTATGGGGCAACATCTGGTACACCCCCGATGCGAAGCCCGCCGAAACTGCAGTGGTGCAAGCCCGCATCAACGAGCTCGTGGAGTACATCCGATCGATTCAGAAGTAA
- a CDS encoding T9SS type A sorting domain-containing protein, whose product MPSFLRFALLLLLFAPGWSGMIAAQTLSWRELPNAPYTGRHNDAFFVSASSGWIVNGAGEIYRTQDGGSSWALQFSKSSAHFRSVGFLNALRGFAGNVGAGEFGATDRSPLYQTFDGGQSWTPIPGWNGRTPTGLCGMQVVNDSVVVAVGRVRGPASFARTTDGGAVWRSKDMSAYAAGLIDVYFSHPDTGFVVGLTNVDHELSSGIILYTEDGGDTWETRFRSTRTGEWCWKISFPSARVGYASLQRNSRSPIYFLKTSDGGKTWEEKLFSESYYFVQGIGFIDENRGWIGGNSTMPVYETVDGGETWWAESIRPRLNRFRFLGDSLAYAVGRSVYKLADWSTVANDPLPIRMDATVNQNFPNPFDTSTSIRFTVGSPSRVTLDVYDLLGRRVTRLVEGFRAPGDYSIEWNGQGDSGSRMSNGTYLYVLRTGVDSHVRSMHLMR is encoded by the coding sequence ATGCCGTCGTTTCTCCGCTTCGCGCTTCTTCTTTTGCTGTTTGCCCCGGGATGGTCAGGAATGATCGCGGCCCAGACATTGAGTTGGCGAGAACTGCCGAACGCGCCGTATACGGGCCGCCATAATGATGCGTTCTTCGTCTCCGCCAGCAGCGGCTGGATTGTCAATGGCGCCGGAGAGATATACCGGACCCAGGACGGCGGCTCTTCGTGGGCGCTTCAGTTCAGCAAGAGCAGCGCCCACTTCCGCTCTGTAGGATTCCTGAATGCGTTGCGAGGGTTCGCTGGGAACGTGGGGGCCGGAGAATTTGGCGCCACGGATCGATCACCGCTCTACCAGACGTTTGACGGCGGCCAGAGTTGGACTCCAATTCCCGGATGGAACGGCCGGACGCCGACGGGACTCTGCGGAATGCAGGTCGTTAACGACTCTGTCGTTGTTGCAGTGGGTCGCGTGAGGGGTCCGGCTTCTTTTGCACGCACGACCGACGGCGGCGCCGTATGGCGTTCGAAGGACATGAGCGCCTATGCCGCCGGACTCATCGATGTGTATTTCTCTCATCCTGATACGGGATTCGTTGTCGGGTTGACGAACGTGGATCACGAGTTGTCCAGCGGAATCATTCTGTACACCGAGGATGGTGGCGATACATGGGAGACAAGATTCCGGTCTACCCGGACGGGAGAGTGGTGCTGGAAGATATCGTTCCCGTCTGCCCGAGTCGGATATGCCTCTCTCCAGCGCAACTCACGATCGCCGATCTACTTTCTGAAGACATCAGACGGCGGAAAGACGTGGGAAGAGAAGCTATTTTCCGAGTCGTACTACTTCGTCCAGGGTATCGGCTTCATCGACGAGAATCGTGGGTGGATCGGGGGAAATTCAACGATGCCGGTGTACGAGACCGTGGACGGCGGTGAGACGTGGTGGGCCGAGAGCATCAGGCCGCGTTTGAATCGGTTTCGGTTTCTGGGAGACAGCCTCGCGTATGCTGTGGGGCGGTCAGTGTATAAACTGGCCGACTGGTCCACGGTCGCAAACGATCCGCTTCCGATCCGCATGGACGCCACGGTCAATCAGAACTTCCCTAACCCGTTTGACACCTCCACCAGCATTCGCTTCACAGTGGGAAGTCCGTCGCGTGTGACGCTCGACGTCTATGACTTACTCGGTCGTCGTGTCACCCGACTCGTAGAGGGCTTTCGGGCGCCGGGTGACTATTCGATTGAATGGAACGGCCAAGGCGATTCAGGGTCGCGGATGTCGAACGGAACGTATCTCTACGTGCTGAGAACCGGGGTCGACAGTCACGTACGATCCATGCACTTAATGCGGTAG
- a CDS encoding M28 family peptidase encodes MHTTRIPEPRHAILLKYARTLALTFFFAPSVFAQSSEVAQLLTTVSLDSLQKNVRILTGQEPAVTPDSTFWITTRWYNDNESALQFVKYTLERHGYPTTLQSFDQGTNVLATRPGTTEADRHVLICAHYDAVAGTPGADDNASGTAAVLEAARVLGPYTTGKTVTFALWDAEEIGLFGSAHYARDAAGVGKQIDAVINLDMVGWDGDGDRVVEVHTDALSASLADAVVGYAQAYSINVTPVPQNPGTGASDHASFWRSGYQAVLLIEEYYGADFNPYYHQPTDSLLHFNPGYYEEAAKLGIAATADLAGITEISTDLSPRPTERTPPGMEVYPSPFGTDVTIRYGVNVDGPATVVAFDLLGRTVAVLVDEWRNSGTHTTEWEAGHLPPGIYILRLKTGDSTALLPVVRSN; translated from the coding sequence ATGCACACGACACGTATCCCCGAGCCTCGACACGCGATCCTGCTCAAGTACGCCAGGACGTTGGCACTCACTTTTTTCTTCGCCCCATCGGTGTTTGCACAATCGAGCGAGGTGGCACAGCTCCTCACCACTGTGAGCCTGGATTCGTTGCAGAAGAACGTACGAATCCTGACGGGCCAGGAGCCGGCCGTTACTCCCGACAGCACGTTCTGGATTACAACCCGCTGGTACAATGACAATGAGAGCGCACTCCAATTCGTGAAGTACACGCTCGAGCGCCACGGCTACCCGACGACACTCCAGAGTTTCGACCAGGGCACAAACGTACTAGCGACCCGCCCTGGCACAACCGAGGCTGATCGACATGTATTGATCTGCGCCCATTACGATGCAGTCGCGGGGACACCGGGAGCCGACGACAATGCCAGTGGAACGGCAGCGGTTCTTGAGGCCGCCCGCGTGCTGGGCCCATACACTACCGGCAAGACCGTGACGTTTGCGCTGTGGGACGCCGAGGAAATCGGACTGTTCGGATCGGCCCATTATGCCCGCGATGCCGCCGGCGTCGGAAAGCAGATAGATGCCGTTATCAACCTGGACATGGTCGGGTGGGATGGTGACGGAGATCGTGTGGTGGAGGTCCACACCGACGCCCTCTCCGCGTCCCTGGCCGACGCCGTTGTCGGTTACGCACAGGCCTATTCGATCAACGTGACGCCCGTTCCGCAGAATCCCGGAACCGGTGCAAGTGATCATGCCAGTTTCTGGAGAAGCGGCTATCAGGCCGTGCTGCTCATCGAAGAGTATTACGGCGCCGACTTCAATCCCTACTATCATCAACCCACCGATTCCCTGCTTCACTTCAACCCTGGGTACTATGAGGAAGCGGCAAAACTCGGAATAGCAGCAACAGCCGACCTGGCCGGGATTACCGAAATATCGACAGATCTGAGCCCGCGCCCGACAGAGCGAACACCCCCGGGGATGGAAGTCTACCCGTCTCCGTTCGGGACAGACGTGACGATCCGCTACGGCGTAAACGTGGACGGACCCGCCACTGTTGTCGCCTTCGATTTGCTCGGAAGAACCGTCGCGGTGCTTGTAGACGAATGGCGGAATTCGGGTACCCACACGACGGAGTGGGAAGCCGGCCACCTGCCCCCGGGTATTTACATTCTAAGACTGAAGACCGGAGACAGTACCGCGCTGTTGCCGGTGGTCAGGTCCAATTGA
- a CDS encoding FAD-dependent monooxygenase has translation MFGRDKPQVLVVGAGPVGLFTALTLARRGIKIRVVDEGWRTAAHSYALALHPSSLRLMDELKIADDIIAQSYIVRKVGLYEGNERRAEIDYSDLDGANNYVAVLPQSKLEEILETALETSGVPVKWNHRVSHVEPGNEHVDVTIDRMTMESLGYAVAHTEWIVASSNKYEMPFVVGADGHTSMMRRSLGIEFENAGRTRYFAVFEFKTDFDLGGEMRVVLGERTTSVLWPLPGGFCRWSFELTDFTVPPASRAKDRFLIQKEELPETSHENLAHLLSVRAPWFTGSIDRVDWRTVVRFEQRLATRFGSGRVWLTGDAAHMALPVAVQSMNVGFSEGRRLGNDMADILKDDGDLSSLADFGSDCLEEWRLLLGLEGSVSPVADAAPWVRKHARRLISAVPASGPDLERVLARVGLSVISPESSIST, from the coding sequence ATGTTTGGAAGAGACAAGCCGCAGGTTCTGGTAGTGGGCGCCGGCCCGGTTGGCCTGTTCACCGCGCTCACCCTTGCCCGGCGAGGCATCAAGATCCGCGTTGTCGACGAAGGATGGCGAACGGCAGCCCACAGCTACGCTCTGGCACTGCACCCTTCGTCACTTCGACTCATGGACGAACTGAAGATTGCCGATGACATCATCGCGCAATCGTACATCGTTCGCAAAGTTGGACTGTACGAAGGGAACGAGCGACGCGCTGAGATAGACTACTCTGATCTCGACGGAGCGAACAACTACGTCGCGGTCCTGCCCCAGAGCAAACTCGAAGAGATTCTCGAAACAGCTCTCGAGACCAGTGGCGTCCCTGTCAAGTGGAATCATCGTGTCTCGCATGTCGAACCCGGCAACGAACATGTCGACGTCACGATCGACCGGATGACCATGGAGTCTCTGGGCTATGCGGTGGCCCACACGGAATGGATCGTTGCGTCGTCCAACAAATACGAAATGCCCTTCGTGGTCGGCGCCGACGGACATACCTCGATGATGCGGCGCTCCCTCGGAATCGAGTTTGAGAATGCAGGACGTACGCGGTACTTCGCCGTGTTTGAGTTCAAAACCGACTTCGACCTCGGCGGAGAAATGCGTGTCGTACTCGGCGAGCGAACGACGAGTGTACTATGGCCGCTGCCCGGAGGCTTCTGCAGATGGAGTTTTGAGCTGACGGATTTCACTGTTCCGCCCGCCAGTCGGGCGAAGGACAGATTTCTGATCCAGAAGGAAGAGCTTCCTGAAACGTCGCACGAAAATCTCGCCCACCTGCTTTCGGTACGTGCGCCCTGGTTCACTGGAAGCATCGATCGCGTGGACTGGCGCACAGTGGTGCGCTTCGAGCAGCGACTCGCGACGCGCTTCGGCTCAGGTCGAGTCTGGCTTACCGGCGATGCAGCGCACATGGCACTCCCGGTTGCGGTCCAGAGCATGAACGTGGGATTCTCCGAAGGCCGACGCCTCGGCAACGACATGGCCGACATCTTGAAAGATGATGGTGATCTGAGTTCCCTTGCTGATTTTGGAAGCGATTGTCTGGAAGAGTGGCGACTCCTCCTGGGACTCGAAGGAAGCGTGTCACCGGTCGCCGACGCGGCGCCATGGGTGCGAAAACATGCAAGGCGACTGATCTCGGCAGTTCCGGCCTCTGGTCCGGATCTCGAGCGAGTGCTCGCTCGAGTCGGCCTCTCCGTGATTTCTCCCGAGAGCAGTATCAGCACGTAG
- the msrA gene encoding peptide-methionine (S)-S-oxide reductase MsrA → MNHTIRQLKNIEIAPHPDVGGKTTRVPDAGSSPCSARGQNRTSAGSYTEPDNFIAVLFVDKTERAIFASGCFWGVEHYFMRAKGVRSTRVGYIGGHTSEPTYQEVCSGTTGHAEAIEVIFDPEQTTYEDMTRLFFETHDPTQRNRQGPDVGEQYRSAVFYLDENQKSTAEMLIGLLRAKGMDVVTELEPANTFWPAEQYHQQYYEKTGKSPYCHFYTKRFD, encoded by the coding sequence CTGAATCATACAATCCGGCAACTCAAAAACATAGAGATAGCGCCTCATCCCGACGTGGGGGGAAAGACTACGCGTGTGCCGGATGCCGGCTCTTCGCCTTGCTCAGCACGAGGCCAGAACAGGACATCAGCGGGATCGTATACGGAGCCCGATAATTTCATTGCGGTGCTTTTTGTGGACAAGACTGAACGAGCCATCTTTGCGTCCGGCTGCTTCTGGGGTGTGGAGCACTACTTCATGCGCGCCAAAGGAGTCCGGTCCACGCGTGTGGGCTACATCGGTGGTCATACGTCCGAGCCTACCTACCAGGAAGTGTGTTCGGGAACGACCGGTCATGCGGAGGCAATCGAGGTGATCTTCGATCCGGAGCAGACCACGTACGAGGATATGACCCGTCTTTTCTTCGAGACGCACGACCCTACGCAGCGGAACCGTCAGGGGCCGGACGTGGGAGAACAGTATCGGTCTGCGGTGTTCTACCTGGATGAGAATCAGAAGTCCACGGCTGAGATGCTTATCGGGCTGCTTCGAGCAAAGGGCATGGACGTGGTCACGGAGCTCGAACCGGCAAACACATTCTGGCCGGCAGAGCAATATCATCAACAGTACTACGAGAAGACCGGGAAGTCGCCCTATTGCCACTTCTACACAAAACGCTTTGATTGA